The Halostella limicola genome includes the window AGCGGAACACGACCACGGTCCAGGTGACGACCCAGACGTCGATCCGGACGCCCAGATCGGCACGCACCTCTACGACGTAAGCGACCCCACCGACCCGGAGTACCTGAGCACGTTCCAGGTGCTTCCCGACGGCGTTCACAACGCCCACCTCGTCGACGACGTCCTCTACATCTGTAAGGAAGCCCCGTTCGACGAGAGCGCACTCATCATCGTGGACGTGAGCGACCCCGCGAATCCGACGGAACTCTCGCGGTGGGTCCTCGAAGACGTCCATCCCGAACTCGATTCGGTGACGAACTTCGTCCACGACGTCTACGCACAAGGCGACTACGCCTACCTCGCGTACTGGGACGCCGGTTGTCGCATTCTTGACGTGAGCGACCCCACAGACCCCGTTGAGGTCTGCTGGTTCGGCCAGACCGAGAACGCCGTCATGGGCATGGACGGTGACCCTTGGGCTCGAGTCTTCAGCTCCCCGGGGAACGCCCACTACGTCCAGCCGTCACCTGATGGCGACCACGTCTACATCGGCGCGGAGACGTACGCCGGCGAGTCCGGCGGCATCACGGTCTTCGATGTCACCGACTTCGACGACCCGCACCAGATCGCCGAGATCGAGGCCGAAGACCGGAATCCGGGTATCTTCCCGGACACGTCGCACAACTTCGACGTGACGTCGAACCGTCTCTACACGTCGTGGTACGACGCCGGCGCTCGAGTCTACGACATCACGGACCCGTCGAGTCCAGAACAGACCTACGAGTACGACCCCGATGGCTCGTCGTTCTGGACCGCCGTCCGCGCTCGCGGGTTCGTCATCGCGAGCGACATCGGGGGCGGCCTCGTGTTCCTCCACGAGGACCGCGGCAAACGGGCCGCGCCAGCCTTCGACGGGGCCGACTCCGTGCCTAACCACGGCCGTCAGCGCTGACGCTAGTCGGTCCACGTCTCCTTTTTCGCTCAGAAACTTGGCTGAGTCAGGCTCCACTAGGCGATACCCGAGATCTGTCTCTCCGTGATAACATCAACTAAGTACTGCTCAGGCACGGAGGATACGACGGCTGATGAGCAGGGAGTTGGGTGTCTACGACGGTATCCTCCCCGCGGTAGCCAGCGGAATCCACCACAACAACTGAATTCGGGAGTAAAGAGAGTCAGACGTCTGTCCATGCCATCGAACACAGATGGAAGAGACCCGAGAAGAAAAAGGAGCCTACTGAGTCGGGAGCCGCAACGATGCGGCACCGGACGTATCGCTGTCGAGTTCCGTGATGCGACCCTCCACGGCCGGTGCGATCGGGGACTCCGCGGCAATGCTGTCGACGATCAGCTGCGCGAGCAGCGGCCCGCCGTTCTCGTCGATGAGCCGTTCGGCGTCTGTGAGCATTTCGTATCCGTCGCCGCCGCCCGCGACGAAGTTGTTCGTCGCCAGCGTGTAGGTCGCGCTGTCGTCCAGCGACTCGCCGCCGATGGTCACGTCGACGATGCGGTTTCCGGCGTCCGCGTCCGGATCCCACGTGTACGACAGTCCGCCGACCTGCGGGAACCTGCCGGCGAGGTCTTCGACACGGCTGACGCCGTTCTCGAGCGCCGCCCGGATGGCCGCTCCCGTCACGCGTAATTTGACCACCGTGTTCCCGAACGGGAGAACGTTGAACACCAGAAGCTTCGAGACGTCGGCTGGCGATTCGGGGCTGGCGTCGGGGAAGTAGCGCGTGTCCGTCCGGATGCCGCCACCGTTCATGAGGGCCGCGTCGGCGTCAGCGAACTCGCGCATCTTGTCCGCGATGTAGTTCCCCGTATTGGCTTCCTCAGTCCGAACCACTGCCTCACGCGTGTCTAACGGCACTTCCGTCGTACCGATGACCTCGTCGAGGTCTTCGAGACGAGACTCGTATTCTTCTTTGATCTCTGCGACGGCCGGGTCGGGCTCAAGCCCGTCCTCGACCGCTGCGGTGAGATCGTGGAGCGTGAAGTCGTGGTCCGACACCTCGCCCGCCTCGACGTCGAGTGTGAGTTCGCCGACGAACTCGAACTGATCCCCGACGGCCGAAAAGACGGTCCCGTTGATGACCTTCGGTTCCTCGAAGACCTGCGCAGCGTGGTCGCCGACGACGGCGTCGATAGCGACGTCGTCGAGGTCAGCCAGAACGTCCTCCATGACTGGACTCGACAGATGCGAGAGGACGACGACGACGTCGGCGCCGTCCGCACGCATCTGCGGGACGACCTCGCGGAGCGCTGGCTTGACGTCCTGAACGGTCGCGTTCTCGCCGAGGTTGGTGATATCGGGCGCCTCCTCGTTGATGACGCCGGTCACGCCGACCAGAAGGTCGCCGACCTGATCGAGGATGTACCGCCGTGCACCCTGATCTTTCGCGAACACGTCGCCGGTGCGCTCGTCGAGAAGATTCGCGCTGAGCCAGGTGAACTCGCTGTCGGCGACCCGGTCGCGGGTGATATCTGGCCCGAGGTCGAAGTCGTGGTTACCGTACGTGTCGTAGCGCAACCCGCCCGCGTTGAATGCGTCGGTCATGTGCTCCCCCTCGAAGAACGATGAAAGGACCGACGAGGCGAGGTCGTCGCCGTTGCCGACTTTCATCGAGCCGACGTTCTCGGCGTCGAGGCGGTTCATCAACCCGAAGTAGTTGGCGATGTTCTGCTGTTCCTCGAAGGAGTTCTCGAAACGGCCGTGGAAAT containing:
- a CDS encoding 5'-nucleotidase C-terminal domain-containing protein, whose amino-acid sequence is MGNETTESAGPSQARRPFLKALGTGVVTGFTAGPVAADSGKENGDDKRKTFVASCSGDEEVPPVDTEATGTGTFKLRKGGSELQYKLTVANITDAVAAHIHYEVAGENGPVIVGLYGGSTTGRTQGVLAEGTITDDDLTGPFSGRTVADLVDAIRAGNTYVNVHTEAHPAGEIRGQIGEQATDARTVPDEQKDGQVTLIHDTHFHGRFENSFEEQQNIANYFGLMNRLDAENVGSMKVGNGDDLASSVLSSFFEGEHMTDAFNAGGLRYDTYGNHDFDLGPDITRDRVADSEFTWLSANLLDERTGDVFAKDQGARRYILDQVGDLLVGVTGVINEEAPDITNLGENATVQDVKPALREVVPQMRADGADVVVVLSHLSSPVMEDVLADLDDVAIDAVVGDHAAQVFEEPKVINGTVFSAVGDQFEFVGELTLDVEAGEVSDHDFTLHDLTAAVEDGLEPDPAVAEIKEEYESRLEDLDEVIGTTEVPLDTREAVVRTEEANTGNYIADKMREFADADAALMNGGGIRTDTRYFPDASPESPADVSKLLVFNVLPFGNTVVKLRVTGAAIRAALENGVSRVEDLAGRFPQVGGLSYTWDPDADAGNRIVDVTIGGESLDDSATYTLATNNFVAGGGDGYEMLTDAERLIDENGGPLLAQLIVDSIAAESPIAPAVEGRITELDSDTSGAASLRLPTQ
- a CDS encoding LVIVD repeat-containing protein; its protein translation is MDDTPRFTRRTALKTTGLLAATGLSGITTARDPGKGNSDRDATLRLFSEVAVDGAQEVVTEKTWAYVATGDGFAVVDWRNPNRPELVGTWHAPGTGIADVKVEDDLLAVSTQGAEHDHGPGDDPDVDPDAQIGTHLYDVSDPTDPEYLSTFQVLPDGVHNAHLVDDVLYICKEAPFDESALIIVDVSDPANPTELSRWVLEDVHPELDSVTNFVHDVYAQGDYAYLAYWDAGCRILDVSDPTDPVEVCWFGQTENAVMGMDGDPWARVFSSPGNAHYVQPSPDGDHVYIGAETYAGESGGITVFDVTDFDDPHQIAEIEAEDRNPGIFPDTSHNFDVTSNRLYTSWYDAGARVYDITDPSSPEQTYEYDPDGSSFWTAVRARGFVIASDIGGGLVFLHEDRGKRAAPAFDGADSVPNHGRQR